The following proteins are co-located in the Camelina sativa cultivar DH55 chromosome 12, Cs, whole genome shotgun sequence genome:
- the LOC104729229 gene encoding glucose-1-phosphate adenylyltransferase large subunit 3, chloroplastic-like: MDSCCNFGLGTNTVLAKEDSFKNVENNFWGEKIKGSLLKPFSSDLCSKKFRNRKLRSGVAYAIATSNNAKEALKVQSSMFERKRADPKNVAAIILGGGDGAKLFPLTKRAATPAVPVGGCYRMIDIPMSNCINSCINKIFVLTQFNSASLNRHLARTYFGNGINFGDGFVEVLAATQTPGEAGKKWFQGTADAVRKFLWVFEDAKNRNIENIIILSGDHLYRMNYMDFVQYHVDSKADITLSCAPVDESRASDYGLVIIDRTGRVVNFSEKPTGIDLKSMQTDTTMLGLSHQEAAESPYIASMGVYCFKTEALLNLLTWRYPSSNDFGSEIIPAAIRDHNVQGYIYRDYWEDIGTIKSFYEANLALVEEHPKFEFYDQNTPFYTSPRFLPPTKTEKCRIVNSIISHGCFLGECSVQRSIIGERSRLEYGVELQDTLMLGADSYQTESEIASLLAEGNVPIGIGRDTKIRKCIIDKNAKIGKNVMILNKDDVKEADRPEEGFYIRSGITVVVEKATIKDGTVI; encoded by the exons ATGGATTCTTGTTGCAACTTTGGCTTGGGGACAAACACTGTCTTGGCCAAAGAAGACAGTTTCAAGAATGTAGAGAACAATTTTTGGGGTGAGAAGATCAAAGGAAGCCTCTTGAAacctttttcttctgatttgtgTTCCAAGAAGTTCAGAAATCGAAAACTGAGGTCCGGTGTTGCTTACGCCATTGCTACTTCAAACAATGCTAAAGAGGCTTTG aAAGTACAGTCTTCTatgtttgagagaaaaagagcaGATCCAAAGAATGTGGCTGCAATTATTCTAGGAGGAGGCGATGGAGCTAAACTCTTCCCTCTTACCAAGCGAGCAGCGACACCGGCT GTTCCTGTGGGTGGATGCTATAGGATGATCGATATCCCAATGAGTAATTGCATTAACAGTTGCATAAACAAGATTTTTGTGCTGACTCAGTTTAACTCGGCTTCCCTCAATCGCCATTTGGCTCGTACTTATTTTGGCAATGGCATAAACTTTGGAGATGGTTTTGTTGAG GTTCTGGCTGCTACACAAACTCCTGGTGAAGCTGGGAAAAAGTGGTTTCAAGGAACAGCAGATGCTGTTAGAAAATTTCTATGGGTGTTTGAG GATGCTAAGAACAGGAACATTGAGAATATTATCATCTTGTCTGGAGATCATTTATATAGAATGAATTACATGGACTTTGTTCAG TACCATGTCGATAGTAAAGCGGATATTACTCTTTCATGCGCGCCAGTAGATGAGAG CCGTGCATCGGATTATGGACTAGTGATTATTGATCGAACCGGGCGTGTAGTCAATTTCTCTGAGAAACCAACTGGCATCGATCTCAAATCAATG CAAACCGATACAACTATGCTTGGACTATCTCATCAAGAAGCTGCAGAATCTCCATACATTGCATCAATGGGAGTTTATTGCTTCAAAACCGAAGCTTTACTAAACCTTCTGACATGGCGGTATCCGAGTTCCAATGACTTTGGATCTGAAATCATTCCTGCTGCTATAAGAGATCACAATGTTCAA GGATACATCTACAGAGACTATTGGGAAGATATTGGAACTATAAAGAGTTTCTATGAAGCTAATCTTGCACTTGTCGAGGAG CATCCCAAGTTTGAGTTTTACGATCAGAATACGCCTTTCTACACTTCTCCTCGGTTTTTACCACCCACCAAAACCGAGAAATGCCGC ATTGTGAATTCGATAATCTCACACGGATGTTTCTTGGGAGAATGCAGCGTCCAACGTTCCATCATTGGTGAAAGGTCACGTCTTGAGTATGGTGTTGAGCTTCAG GATACTCTAATGCTAGGAGCTGATAGTTACCAAACCGAATCTGAGATAGCGTCTCTGCTCGCCGAAGGAAATGTGCCAATTGGCATTGGCCGAGATACAAAGATCAG GAAATGCATTATTGACAAGAACGCAAAGATTGGGAAAAACGTGATGATATTGAACAAAGAT GATGTTAAAGAAGCTGATAGGCCAGAGGAAGGTTTCTACATTCGATCTGGGATCACTGTGGTTGTGGAAAAGGCCACCATTAAAGACGGAACTGTCATATGA
- the LOC104729232 gene encoding isoflavone reductase homolog — protein MASKSKILFIGGTGYIGKYIVEASARSGHPTLVLVRNSTLTSPSRAITIENFKNLGVQFLLGDLDDHTSLVNSIKQADVVISTVGHSLLGHQYKIISAIKEAGNVKRFFPSEFGNDVDRVYTVEPAKSAYATKAKLRRAIEAEGIPYTYVSCNFFAGYFLPTLAQPGATSAPRDKVIVLGDGNPKAVFNKEEDIGTYTINAVDDPRTLNKILYVRPPMNTYSFNDLVSLWESKIGKTLERIYVPEEQILKQIIESSPPLNVMLSLCHCVFVKGGHTSFEIEPSFGVEASELYPHVKYTTVDEFLNQYV, from the exons atggcgagtAAAAGCAAAATCTTGTTCATCGGAGGAACGGGTTACATCGGGAAATATATAGTGGAAGCAAGCGCGAGATCTGGCCACCCAACCCTAGTCCTCGTTAGGAACTCGACGCTCACCAGCCCTTCACGAGCGATCACCATCGAGAATTTCAAGAATCTCGGTGTTCAGTTTCTCCTC gGAGATCTTGACGATCATACAAGTCTCGTTAACTCGATAAAGCAAGCGGATGTGGTGATCTCTACGGTTGGACACTCTCTCTTGGGACATCAGTACAAGATCATCTCTGCCATTAAAGAAGCCGGTAACGTTAAG AGATTCTTTCCCTCGGAGTTTGGAAATGATGTAGACCGTGTTTACACTGTCGAACCCGCCAAGTCAGCCTATGCCACAAAGGCAAAACTCCGGCGAGCAATTGAAGCCGAAGGAATCCCATACACTTATGTCTCTTGCAACTTCTTCGCTGGCTACTTCCTCCCAACACTAGCACAGCCCGGTGCTACTTCTGCTCCACGGGATAAGGTCATCGTTTTAGGTGATGGAAACCCCAAAG CTGTGTTCAACAAGGAAGAAGACATCGGGACTTACACAATCAATGCCGTAGATGATCCAAGAACCTTGAACAAGATCTTATATGTTAGGCCACCAATGAACACCTACTCATTCAACGATCTTGTCTCGCTTTGGGAGAGCAAGATTGGCAAAACACTTGAAAGAATCTACGTTCCAGAAGAACAAATCCTCAAACAGATCATAG aatCTTCACCTCCACTAAACGTGATGCTATCCCTTTGTCACTGCGTTTTCGTGAAAGGAGGACACACAAGCTTTGAAATCGAACCTTCTTTTGGAGTAGAAGCTTCTGAGCTTTACCCTCATGTCAAATACACTACTGTTGATGAATTCCTCAACCAGTATGTCTGA
- the LOC104729231 gene encoding protein RER1A, with translation MDESGGDSGSVATPVQQRAHEAWRIYQHYLDKTTPHATYRWIGTLVVALIYCLRVYYIQGFYIIAYGLGIYLLNLLIGFLSPLVDPEAGGVSDGPTLPTRGSDEFKPFIRRLPEFKFWYSMTKAFCIAFLMTFFSVFDVPVFWPILLCYWVVLFVLTMRRQIAHMIKYKYIPFSLGKQKYGGRSSGSSGSRAD, from the exons ATGGATGAAAGCGGAGGTGACAGTGGTTCAGTGGCAACGCCTGTTCAACAGCGAGCACATGAGGCTTGGAGGATTTATCAACACTATCTTGACAAGACTACTCCTCATGCAACTTACAGGTGGATTGGAACTCTCGTAGTCGCTCTTATCTACTGTCTCAGGGTTTACTACATTCAGGGTTTCTACATCATTGCCTATGGTCTTGGTATCTACCTTTTGAATCTGCTTATCGGCTTCTTGTCCCCTCTTGTTGATCCTGAGGCCGGTGGTGTCTCTGATGGCCCTACTCTCCCTACCCGAGGTTCTGATGAGTTCAAGCCTTTTATTCGCCGGCTCCCCGAGTTCAAATTCTG GTACTCCATGACAAAGGCTTTCTGCATAGCTTTCCTCATGACATTCTTCTCGGTGTTTGATGTTCCCGTGTTTTGGCCGATTCTGCTGTGCTATTGGGTCGTTCTCTTTGTGCTCACCATGAGACGCCAGATCGCCCACATGATCAAATACAAGTACATCCCTTTCAGCTTAGGCAAACAG AAATATGGTGGACGGAGCAGCGGCAGCAGCGGCTCACGTGCGGATTGA